The genomic stretch GGATAGGGAATGGGAATAGCAAAGCAGGTTTACCCTTCGCCTCTGCAATCATTCGGATCAGCTCCGATGTTGATACTGCTGGTGCATCAGCAATCATAAAGACCTCATCTGCAGCTGCCGGATGAGTTATCACTGTTAAAATGAAATCGCACAGATTGTCCAGGGACAATAAGCTACGCCGATTATCTACAGTAGCAAATGGCAACGGAAGGCCAAGTGTAATAATTTTCATGAGTAGTGCGAAATTTGCTTTAACTTCAGGCCCGTAAACCAAGGGCAAACGGAGAATAACGACTTCCATCCCCGTTTTGGCGGAAATTTCGAGTAAGCCTGATTCAGCTTCGTATTTTGAAAGACCGTAAGGATCCTGCGGAGGTGACTGAATTTCCTCCTTGAAGGGTTTTCCTTTCGTTGACTGTTCGCCATTAACTTTGCATGAACTCAAAAAAACAAAGCGTGAAACACCGGCCCGCGCAGCCTGTTCTGCCAGGGCTAGGGTTCCCGCCGTATTCACTTTCCTAAATTCTGATAATGGGTCTGAAGCGCTATCCTGCATCTGATGCACGCGTGCAGAACAATGGATAACGTAATTAATCTCTTGCAAACCTTCAGACCAGTCAGCTATTTCATCAAGATCAGGGCTTTGCCAGGCTGTCGTGTCAGCGCATTTTTGGCGTATTGCCCGGCGAACCTTCATACCGGCGGCTTCAATGCTGCTGGCGACGGCATTCCCTATAAAACCATTTGCGCCTGTCACTAAGACTGATTCTTTGCTCAGGCTCATTTCGCTTGATGCTCCGCTATCACTTTTAGATAAAGCGACATGTAACTTTCAACCATGCGATCTGCTGTGAACATTTGGTCAAAGCGGCTTTTTGCATTTTCCCCCATTTGCAAAGCTCTGGCAGGCTCTGTCCAGAGGCTAACGAGTGCCGCGCGCAGAGATACAGGATCGGTAGGTTTAACCACGAGCCCGGTTTGTTCATGCAGATTGATGAACGTTGTGCCAGTCCCTATTTCACAGGAAATCATGGGTTTTCCATACATCGCGGCCTCAAGGAGAGTCATGCCAAAAGCTTCTGAACGAAGATGCGACGGAAAGACCACTGAATAGCAAAGTTCAAGCAATGCGAACTTATCTTCGTCAGATACAGCGCCCACGAAATGTATGTTTTTTAACTTTAAACGCGCAGCCTGAGCTTTTAATTCCTGTTCACAAGGCCCTTCACCAATAATGACCAGTGGATAGTCCAGCCCGGCAATAGCATCAAGAAGGTAGGAGATCCCTTTATAATATCGCAGGAAACCAATGAATAAGAAAAACCGCCCCTGGAATAATGCCCGCCATTTATCCCTCACTGCGGCATGTGCCTGAGGATAAGATGAACCGTCGAGACCAAAAGGAATGACTTCTACGGGTTTTTTTAAGGTATTTAAGACAGGGCTGGTCTGGACATAGTTTGGTGACGATGCAACGACAGCATCAACATCATTTAGAAAACGCCTCATAAGGGGTTGATAAAGTCGCAGTAAATGCTTCTGCTTCACAATATCTGAATGATACGTCACCACGGCAGGCTTATCAGGCCGCACGATAAAATGCACCAAATCCATATAGGGCCAGGGAAAGTGGTAATGTATTACATCGGCTTTTTCTGCCAAACGACGGAAATCGCGAAACGCGGATAAAGAGAAGCCCGTTGAGGCGATGTACAGATCCTGCTTTGATGTATGGACATTATGGTTGCCGATCTTGCTATCATGTGATGTCTTCTCGTGAGTGAGTGAAAGTACATCCACCTCAGCACCATTGCGACATGCCCCTTCAGCCAGCTGATAAATAACCTGCTGAACGCCACCAAAAGCAACAGGGTAGTAGGTTTTAAAAAAATGAAGAATACGCATTAGTAACCCATGACCCCTTATGAGATTGAAACATAAACCCTTCACTCTCCTTCGAAATCAGATTTTTTTATGAATAATCCAGCTGCGTTTTTTCATTAAAGAAAATTCTTTTTTCGAAGGAGTGAGTAAAGCTGTCAGCCTACAGAGATGATAAAAAACATCTGTATACTGTCGTTTATACTGAGTACATCCACCGTAATGTTTCTTCCAGTGGAATGGGTTTCCAGGCGGGAATGACTGAGGACAGGCGTTCAGCGCTGCCTGTTAAAATTTTAACTTCATTAGCACGAACAAATG from Rahnella sikkimica encodes the following:
- a CDS encoding UDP-glucose 4-epimerase family protein codes for the protein MSLSKESVLVTGANGFIGNAVASSIEAAGMKVRRAIRQKCADTTAWQSPDLDEIADWSEGLQEINYVIHCSARVHQMQDSASDPLSEFRKVNTAGTLALAEQAARAGVSRFVFLSSCKVNGEQSTKGKPFKEEIQSPPQDPYGLSKYEAESGLLEISAKTGMEVVILRLPLVYGPEVKANFALLMKIITLGLPLPFATVDNRRSLLSLDNLCDFILTVITHPAAADEVFMIADAPAVSTSELIRMIAEAKGKPALLFPFPIPLLKGIASIAGKRHAIDRLVGSLELDTHKANTLLGWHPPFKTHEALRKMFNNG
- a CDS encoding glycosyltransferase family 4 protein, translating into MRILHFFKTYYPVAFGGVQQVIYQLAEGACRNGAEVDVLSLTHEKTSHDSKIGNHNVHTSKQDLYIASTGFSLSAFRDFRRLAEKADVIHYHFPWPYMDLVHFIVRPDKPAVVTYHSDIVKQKHLLRLYQPLMRRFLNDVDAVVASSPNYVQTSPVLNTLKKPVEVIPFGLDGSSYPQAHAAVRDKWRALFQGRFFLFIGFLRYYKGISYLLDAIAGLDYPLVIIGEGPCEQELKAQAARLKLKNIHFVGAVSDEDKFALLELCYSVVFPSHLRSEAFGMTLLEAAMYGKPMISCEIGTGTTFINLHEQTGLVVKPTDPVSLRAALVSLWTEPARALQMGENAKSRFDQMFTADRMVESYMSLYLKVIAEHQAK